From the genome of Torulaspora globosa chromosome 2, complete sequence, one region includes:
- the NST1 gene encoding Nst1p (ancestral locus Anc_2.199), producing MPPNSKKGKKKSKSKQHSKKNPSSIMQAKLYHESEEYPSSRIIKRAPNGDVIVESLANEGAADEINTSAGAVASPMAFTLDSHWESLSAEEKKRILRIEKDEVFDIIRNYQNSHNCNCSVCGRRHMAMDQEMERIYNTLYDIDKERDPEINPVKFHLSIIKELQTSKSLEQEGSALPDAAGPASRDAGEAENVRDDVVKYFLSPSAVGSLKEEVMHVKQSKQQQQQQLHYMQEEMVANGEVSTSAGEHTAETNVVRSPLEDRECIDETFVESDQVPDMEADDEGLQAKYLKFAKTFVSSHPKIAQEYVNRMMRYPDMRALTDDLMNNNGQGFVKAIENFVAQKQKPLSKDYADGSRNLPTVLNCQADAGSINLRNLGGAKEFTTMLHNGQPLTSEEYANLQRHVADRMTNSYDAQKKEFKEVSQLERELFTRFMFGEDRKRFGDMIMQSFREKFDDQYSTAAIGASLAAAAVTTVSPVEMPGHDEISEEYDMDFAGNEVDKAEFHDNEFEESYDEYSDYDGDEDEEDEIGADADFRSQLDEEEDDSTSINDANHHTCPHATHVEDHHGCYEHKDSMQSDSHGHHNGHYHSHHGHEDEYNDENDGYENSVDEADRLEEGRKLIQIAITKLLQGRIMESYHEKQAENNRLKLLQELEAEEVKKKAKEEKKLKKREKEKEKKKAQQLAKEEERRKREEEAEMMKKEAEEREKQRREAQRQKVEETKRKKDEERRRKLEEQRRREEEQERHRKLKEEQKRKREEEKRLKEEEKRRREEERRKREELKAQKAFEQNEEEKMRINSAKEIGQLNNTQDVFLEQPLKAPERNASSFTPIQYPSMSPNVPYGNSDTLPLHRSSINDDILVSSATASKPAPNSAGIHKLLEMNNKVPQGANQVMPNDVSMFSSSNFMQPNTAGDGLSFNNIPCMLPPASSSQNSVSNGLGGQHFGLPSWNSFGSNSSLLKSFQTNSLDIPREQCQHSASSYGINNTQPPDEEYLAKEMNNIASMLSSAGLDDSSSVPRTDLFGPDAVWGPRRDIVNNVAAGIAHGHVNDMRLGSNRSSVHLSTSDSPALRGSQQHSSIWDNDNDSLIQSNGAKTTNLTTNESANSNKLSRNIWGHSIHSSASFLAEANNPSNLLLSNVKAENEMINNGPDAEDEAYMDSIYRAYLPLRPPGSKDFVLTSLIHQNGLCHNMSYASFISYLVKMHHNYGCELLTDATGSITHARMAGPTSGPKNNQSRKLSKDVSNGGFFTEATGPMVSPLSDRPTSAVTTENVPNFSRQFFGVTQPATHSSLAGNIWG from the coding sequence ATGCCTCCaaactcaaagaaagggaagaagaagagcaagtCGAAGCAGCATTCCAAGAAGAACCCTTCTTCGATAATGCAGGCGAAGCTGTACCATGAATCAGAGGAGTATCCTAGTTCACGAATAATAAAAAGAGCACCGAACGGCGACGTTATCGTGGAATCTTTAGCAAACGAAGGAGCAGCCGATGAGATAAATACATCCGCGGGAGCCGTAGCGTCTCCTATGGCGTTTACTCTGGATTCACATTGGGAATCGTTGAGTGctgaggagaaaaagagaaTACTGAGGATTGAAAAAGACGAGGTATTTGATATCATTCGAAACTACCAGAACAGTCACAACTGTAACTGTTCAGTGTGCGGGCGTCGCCACATGGCGATGGATCAAGAGATGGAGCGCATATACAACACTTTGTATGATATTGACAAAGAGCGAGATCCCGAGATCAACCCGGTGAAGTTCCATCTCAGCATCATCAAGGAGCTGCAGACATCCAAGTCGTTGGAACAGGAAGGGAGCGCACTGCCGGATGCCGCGGGTCCCGCCAGCCGAGACGCTGGCGAAGCGGAAAATGTGAGGGACGATGTAGTGAAGTACTTTCTGTCGCCCAGCGCAGTGGGGTCgctgaaagaagaagtgatGCATGTGAAACAGAGtaagcagcagcagcagcaacagtTGCATTATATGCAGGAAGAGATGGTAGCAAACGGCGAAGTCTCTACGAGTGCCGGAGAACATACAGCAGAAACAAATGTTGTACGATCGCCGTTGGAAGACAGAGAGTGCATTGACGAGACTTTTGTTGAGAGTGACCAAGTGCCCGATATGGAGGCGGACGACGAGGGGTTGCAAGCGAAGTATTTGAAATTTGCCAAGACGTTTGTGTCGTCGCACCCGAAAATAGCTCAAGAATACGTGAACCGCATGATGAGGTACCCCGATATGCGCGCGTTGACTGACGACCTGATGAACAATAATGGACAGGGATTTGTTAAAGCTATCGAGAACTTTGTGGCGCAAAAGCAGAAGCCGCTTTCAAAAGACTATGCAGATGGTTCACGAAATCTTCCGACGGTTCTGAACTGTCAAGCTGATGCAGGCAGTATCAATTTGCGAAATCTAGGGGGCGCCAAAGAATTTACAACGATGCTGCACAATGGACAGCCGTTAACTTCCGAGGAGTACGCGAATTTGCAACGACATGTGGCCGATAGGATGACAAACTCTTATGACgcacagaagaaagagttcAAGGAAGTTTCACAACTTGAGCGCGAACTATTTACGAGGTTTATGTTTGGCGAGGACCGAAAGAGGTTCGGGGACATGATAATGCAATCTTTTCGCGAAAAATTTGATGATCAATATAGTACTGCCGCTATAGGCGCTTCATTGGCGGCTGCAGCTGTGACAACGGTTTCTCCAGTAGAGATGCCTGGTCATGATGAAATTAGCGAGGAGTATGACATGGATTTCGCTGGCAACGAGGTTGACAAAGCAGAATTCCACGACAACGAGTTTGAAGAGTCTTACGATGAGTACTCAGACTACGACGgcgatgaggatgaagaagacgaaatTGGTGCTGATGCGGACTTTAGATCGCAgctcgatgaagaagaggatgatTCCACCTCAATTAATGATGCAAACCATCATACATGCCCACATGCTACGCATGTTGAAGACCATCATGGATGTTACGAGCACAAAGACAGTATGCAAAGTGACTCTCACGGGCATCACAATGGCCATTACCATTCTCATCATGGTCATGAGGACGAGTATAATGACGAAAATGACGGGTACGAGAACAGCGTGGATGAAGCCGATCGTCTAGAAGAAGGTCGTAAACTGATTCAAATTGCTATTACTAAGCTCTTACAGGGCAGGATCATGGAATCGTATCATGAAAAACAGGCCGAAAATAACAGATTGAAACTACTTCAAGAGTtagaagcagaagaggtgaagaaaaaggctaaggaagaaaagaagctcaagaaaagagagaaagagaaggagaagaagaaagctcagCAACTGGCtaaggaggaggagaggCGAAAAAGGGAAGAGGAGGCCGAAATGATGAAAAAGGAGGCCGAAGAACGAGAGAAACAACGAAGAGAAGCTCAGAGGCAGAAGGTTGAAGAGACGAAGCGTAAAAAGGACGAGGAACGGAGACGTAAGTTAGAAGAGCAGCGTaggagagaagaagagcaggagCGTCACagaaaactgaaagaagagcagaaaCGTAAGCGGGAGGAGGAAAAGCGGTtaaaggaggaagagaaaaggCGTCGGGAAGAGGAACGTCGGAAAAGAGAGGAATTAAAAGCCCAAAAAGCGTTTGAACagaatgaagaggaaaaaatGAGGATCAATAGCGCAAAGGAAATCGGGCAACTGAATAATACACAAGATGTATTCTTAGAGCAGCCTTTGAAGGCACCTGAGAGGAACGCGTCTAGTTTTACTCCTATTCAGTATCCTAGTATGTCACCTAACGTCCCCTATGGAAATTCTGATACTTTGCCTCTTCACAGATCAAGCATCAATGATGATATATTGGTCAGCTCAGCAACTGCATCGAAGCCGGCACCTAACTCTGCAGGAATCCACAAATTGTTGGAAATGAATAATAAGGTCCCGCAAGGAGCTAATCAGGTAATGCCCAACGATGTTTCaatgttttcatcatcgaacTTTATGCAACCTAACACCGCTGGAGACGGACTATCTTTTAACAATATTCCCTGTATGTTGCCAccagcttcaagctctcaGAATTCGGTTTCTAATGGCCTCGGTGGTCAACATTTTGGCTTACCGTCCTGGAATTCATTTGGAAGTAATTCCAGTTTGTTAAAGAGTTTCCAGACAAATTCACTGGATATCCCTAGGGAGCAATGTCAGCATTCGGCCTCCTCATATGGTATAAATAACACACAACCCCCTGATGAGGAATATTTGGCAAAGGAGATGAACAATATCGCCAGTATGCTTTCATCTGCTGGCCTGgatgattcttcttcggtcCCCCGTACAGATCTATTCGGCCCGGATGCCGTTTGGGGACCACGGAGGGACATTGTCAATAACGTGGCAGCTGGTATTGCTCATGGGCATGTCAATGATATGCGTCTCGGTTCAAATCGTTCCTCTGTGCACCTTTCAACCTCCGATAGCCCTGCCCTGCGAGGTTCGCAACAACATAGCTCTATTTGGGATAATGACAATGACAGTTTGATTCAAAGCAATGGTGCCAAGACTACAAATTTGACTACCAACGAATCAGCTAATTCAAACAAACTCTCAAGGAATATCTGGGGTCATTCAATTCATTCAAGTGCATCTTTTTTGGCTGAAGCCAACAATCCCTCGAATTTGCTGCTGTCTAACGTCAAAGCTGAAAACGAAATGATAAACAACGGACCGGAcgctgaagatgaagcttATATGGATAGCATCTACAGAGCCTATTTGCCTTTGCGTCCTCCAGGTTCAAAGGACTTTGTGCTTACCAGCCTCATCCATCAGAACGGTCTCTGTCACAATATGAGCTATGCCTCGTTTATTAGCTATTTGGTGAAAATGCATCATAATTACGGTTGCGAGCTGTTGACCGACGCGACAGGTTCAATAACGCATGCGAGAATGGCAGGGCCAACAAGTGGCCCAAAGAACAATCAGTCAAGGAAGCTCTCGAAAGATGTTTCGAATGGTGGGTTCTTCACCGAGGCCACGGGGCCTATGGTGTCACCGCTCAGCGATCGCCCAACTTCTGCTGTCACGACAGAAAATGTTCCAAATTTCAGCCGCCAGTTTTTCGGTGTAACGCAACCCGCTACTCACTCCTCGCTGGCAGGTAACATATGGGGTTGA
- the PTC5 gene encoding type 2C protein phosphatase PTC5 (ancestral locus Anc_2.195): MSLIVRSAPLRRTSRTLLKCLSKKNFERLIYRTYFVGRSDGKVSGSPLKRSSPLSHGRDLNFALLGGGVLVLTYSYFSSKSVVSLDTVKGLRYYSNGANGENLVQKAGAAEEESSQSGSGHGDSIVLLTEQQIDAKLRGGEKSFLVNRGKGIVRYDVSQLASNHPIEDNHVEQVISVPVSGEADRQEELYFFGIFDGHSGSFTSAKLSQELVPYVARKLSQFYREGTDALASSSKMDEALIQTFEQLDNDIVYGSLGKLLREPTKDNMVGCLPAISGSCALLTAYNSLDSTVKVAVSGDSRALIAGVDGKGQWVVKSLSTDQTGDNPDEARRIRSEHPGEPNVVRNGRVLGSLQPSRAFGDCRYKVGEVDGQSLANLPDHLRIYFRSKPRNFLTPPYVTARPEITTTRIEPNTKFMVLGSDGLFELLTNEEIAGLVIRWLQSNGRGDSSAAASEGKLPHVTDLSAHKEFLRPAFRYQSTKEGSEGYLMEDKNVATHLIRNALSAGGSKEYVSTLVSIPSPMSRKYRDDLTVTVVFFGDTTDKTQPNNGTIEPNLEATALPKPRL, encoded by the coding sequence ATGTCACTCATTGTGCGGTCTGCTCCGCTGAGACGCACTTCGAGGACTTTGCTGAAATGTCTTTCTAAGAAGAACTTTGAACGGCTTATCTATCGGACGTACTTCGTGGGCCGTAGTGATGGCAAGGTATCTGGCAGTCCGTTGAAGAGGTCGAGTCCTCTTTCACATGGCAGGGATTTGAATTTTGCGCTGCTGGGCGGGGGAGTGTTGGTTTTGACGTACTCGTACTTTTCGTCAAAGAGTGTGGTGTCCCTGGACACAGTCAAAGGTCTGAGGTACTATTCGAATGGGGCCAATGGCGAGAATCTGGTGCAGAAGGCGGGAGCGGCTGAGGAGGAGTCTTCACAGAGTGGCTCCGGTCATGGCGATTCTATTGTGTTGTTGACGGAGCAGCAAATCGACGCTAAGCTAAGAGGCGGTGAAAAGAGCTTTCTGGTGAATAGAGGGAAGGGAATTGTCCGGTACGATGTGTCGCAGTTGGCGTCTAATCACCCGATTGAGGATAACCATGTGGAGCAGGTGATTAGCGTGCCGGTTTCTGGGGAGGCAGATCGGCAGGAGGAGCTGTACTTTTTTGGTATTTTTGATGGCCATAGTGGCTCTTTCACATCAGCCAAGCTCTCGCAGGAGCTGGTCCCGTACGTGGCTCGAAAACTAAGCCAGTTCTACCGGGAGGGAACTGATGCGTTAGCGTCGTCGTCTAAGATGGACGAGGCGCTCATTCAGACGtttgagcagctggatAACGACATCGTTTACGGATCGCTGGGGAAATTGCTTCGCGAACCCACCAAGGACAATATGGTCGGCTGTTTGCCCGCAATTTCCGGCTCGTGTGCGCTTCTGACAGCTTACAATTCGCTGGATTCTACCGTTAAAGTAGCTGTCAGCGGCGATTCCAGAGCGTTGATTGCCGGTGTCGATGGCAAGGGACAGTGGGTTGTTAAATCTCTCTCGACGGACCAGACGGGCGACAACCCTGACGAGGCTCGAAGGATTCGTTCCGAGCACCCGGGAGAGCCTAACGTCGTCCGGAATGGCAGAGTCCTGGGCTCTCTGCAACCCTCTAGAGCTTTTGGTGATTGTCGCTACAAAGTAGGTGAGGTTGACGGTCAATCGCTGGCGAACCTTCCAGATCACCTTCGGATCTACTTCAGATCCAAACCCCGGAACTTTTTGACACCGCCCTACGTGACAGCAAGACCAGAGATAACAACAACCAGGATAGAACCCAATACGAAGTTCATGGTTTTGGGATCCGACGGGCTGTTTGAACTACTAACCAACGAAGAGATTGCCGGCCTCGTCATCAGATGGCTGCAAAGCAACGGCAGAGGAGACTCctctgctgcagcttcGGAGGGCAAGCTGCCGCACGTTACTGATCTTTCCGCCCATAAGGAGTTCTTAAGGCCTGCGTTTAGATACCAGAGCACCAAGGAGGGCTCCGAAGGATACTTAATGGAGGACAAAAACGTCGCAACGCATTTAATAAGAAACGCACTCAGTGCTGGCGGTAGCAAAGAGTATGTTTCAACGCTGGTTAGTATACCATCGCCAATGAGCCGGAAATACAGAGATGATTTAACTGTCACGGTGGTTTTCTTCGGGGATACAACAGACAAAACCCAACCGAACAATGGTACCATAGAGCCCAATCTCGAGGCCACGGCTCTGCCAAAACCCAGACTCTGA
- the TMA46 gene encoding translation machinery-associated protein TMA46 (ancestral locus Anc_2.194), whose translation MPPKKKQQQPAKKKDNVDKTFGMKNKNRSTKVQKYIKQVQSQSDPGKEDLRRQKLEEKKRREAEEAERRALFNPTVDQRVRAGVDPKTVLCAMFKIGNCNKGAKCKFSHDLNVGRKVEKRDLYTDVRKEKEEDTMDQWDEAKLRTVILSKHGNPKTTTDKVCKYFIEAVENGKYGWFWTCPNGGDKCMYRHSLPEGFVLKTNEQKRLEREALDNQPKITLEEFIETERERLDKSKLTPITVENFAKWKQNHLIDKQNAERKENGKKKPTGREVLLKLYVENKKFDENDLNDASQGSEWDLSEFTKALDETDNIKDYGDGSNPTFEIKVQKETNTASA comes from the coding sequence ATGCCACCCAAaaagaaacagcagcaaccgGCTAAGAAAAAGGACAATGTCGACAAGACGTTCGGGATGAAAAATAAGAATAGGTCGACCAAAGTGCAGAAGTACATCAAGCAGGTTCAATCACAGAGCGATCCAGGGAAGGAAGATTTGAGGCGTcagaagctggaagagaagaagcgGAGGGAGGCGGAAGAAGCGGAAAGAAGAGCTCTTTTCAATCCTACGGTGGATCAACGAGTACGGGCGGGTGTGGATCCCAAGACGGTGTTATGTGCGATGTTTAAGATTGGCAACTGTAACAAGGGAGCCAAATGTAAGTTCTCGCACGACTTGAACGTGGGGAGGAAAGTGGAAAAGAGGGATCTGTACACGGATGTCAggaaggagaaagaggaagataCGATGGATCAGTGGGATGAGGCGAAGTTGAGGACGGTCATCCTGTCAAAACATGGTAATCCGAAGACCACAACCGATAAGGTCTGCAAATATTTTATCGAAGCCGTTGAGAACGGCAAGTACGGGTGGTTTTGGACGTGTCCGAACGGCGGCGACAAGTGTATGTACAGGCATTCTTTGCCCGAGGGGTTTGTGCTGAAAACCAACGAGCAGAAGAGATTGGAAAGAGAGGCGCTAGACAATCAACCGAAGATTACTCTGGAAGAGTTTATCGAGACCGAGAGGGAGAGGCTAGATAAATCTAAATTAACACCAATTACCGTGGAAAACTTTGCCAAATGGAAGCAGAACCATCTAATTGATAAgcaaaatgctgagagGAAGGAAAACGGTAAGAAGAAACCCACCGGTCGTGAAGTTTTGCTGAAGCTTTACGTGGAAAACAAGAAgttcgatgaaaatgaCTTGAACGACGCATCTCAAGGGTCCGAATGGGATCTTTCTGAGTTCACAAAGGCTCTAGACGAGACTGATAATATCAAGGATTACGGTGACGGTAGTAATCCAACTTTTGAAATCAAGGTTCAAAAGGAAACCAATACTGCATCTGCTTGA
- the RHO2 gene encoding Rho family GTPase RHO2 (ancestral locus Anc_2.200): MSENSVRRKLVIIGDGACGKTSLLYVFTLGKFPKEYHPTVFENYVTDCRVDGIKVSLTLWDTAGQEEYERLRPFSYSKADIILIGFAVNDPESLLNARTKWAEEALRYCPDVPIILVGLKKDLRNASEDNSKAEEFVRPEDAQQMAKQIGAKKYLECSALTGEGVDDVFELATRTSLLVNKEPGRQCCLIA; this comes from the coding sequence ATGTCTGAAAATTCCGTCAGAAGGAAACTAGTCATAATTGGCGACGGTGCTTGCGGTAAGACGTCCCTTCTGTATGTGTTCACATTAGGGAAATTTCCCAAAGAATACCACCCTACCGTTTTCGAGAATTATGTCACGGATTGCAGAGTTGATGGCATCAAAGTGTCACTCACGTTGTGGGACACAGCTGGACAGGAGGAATATGAACGATTACGTCCCTTTTCGTATTCAAAAGCCGATATAATACTGATAGGATTTGCTGTTAATGATCCGGAGTCCTTATTAAATGCTAGAACCAAATGGGCGGAAGAGGCACTACGATATTGCCCTGATGTCCCCATAATACTTGTCGGACTCAAGAAAGATCTTAGAAACGCCTCGGAAGATAACTCAAAGGCAGAGGAATTCGTGCGTCCGGAGGACGCCCAGCAAATGGCCAAGCAGATAGGTGCCAAAAAATACCTGGAGTGCAGCGCTCTCACCGGAGAAGGAGTTGACGATGTTTTCGAGCTAGCAACAAGGACCAGCTTGCTGGTGAACAAGGAACCCGGTCGACAGTGCTGCCTCATCGCTTAA
- the YVC1 gene encoding Yvc1p (ancestral locus Anc_2.198) has product MTRGAATLPMFQEQCLAGHGDPTLGLTPPSPRQILKIASNLKYLVDKVIPTVYDVEEVTCPHSRIINQDVIKLVREACGGNPKDKKSLQKYRSVLLFALLKVSSWYMELAAQELYSAPLYELRSVAAQHLCKVVIEHEEKVDLQFLFMQMLLRRYVINENDEDSEPASVLELAADMHATVVIGSSGFQRCLKWLWRGWIIQSRDDATIFVKDESIASISLKDHFDPERIKTPMYQNILQIIFSFLFLFLYTMVVNDKDSARVQSLDSKEIIFYLFTLGYVIDEAFKLYYVGTAYFSFWNAFNDTLYTIIGMSMILRFISLGPIKTEKPAEYWDMISYRILSCAAPFVWSRLLLFLESVQFVGLMLIIIKHMMAESLVFFVLLFLMMFGFLQGFIGLDSSDGNSDITKDILTNLVITVLGDGSFETFQDFAPPYAAILYYGYRFIVTVILLNILIALYANAYQRVVDNSGDEYMALMCQKTLRFIRAPDEEVYVPPLNIIEVFVHPILSSMSAKSGKKWNRIIMSILYSPVLFVVAVKEVRIARRIQYNRMRHLQDDANESDQAWDLTDGFVETRHDIFFQNSNSGVHATRKKNEESLKKQREAESADPHFSVSKEWYGKVKKSVQPVQEGFQTGIGWESYKLYNEVQSRYEKSEQKIEELSNTLRELVESLKELKLEKQE; this is encoded by the coding sequence ATGACTCGTGGCGCTGCTACCCTTCCAATGTTCCAGGAACAATGTCTGGCCGGTCATGGGGATCCCACTTTGGGGTTGACACCTCCTTCTCCCCGGcagatattgaagatagcTTCGAACCTTAAGTATCTAGTGGACAAGGTTATCCCAACGGTCTATGACGTCGAGGAAGTGACATGTCCGCACTCTCGAATTATCAATCAGGATGTCATCAAGCTTGTTAGGGAGGCTTGCGGTGGTAATCCCAAGGATAAGAAGAGCCTGCAGAAGTACCGGTCTGTACTTCTGTTTGCATTGCTGAAGGTTTCTTCCTGGTATATGGAGCTGGCGGCTCAGGAGCTGTACAGTGCCCCTCTGTACGAGCTGCGATCGGTTGCGGCTCAGCATCTATGCAAGGTTGTAATTGAACATGAAGAGAAGGTCGATCTGCAGTTTCTGTTTATGCAGATGCTACTGAGAAGATATGTGATTAACGAGAATGACGAGGATAGCGAACCTGCAAGCGTGTTGGAATTGGCCGCGGATATGCATGCTACCGTGGTGATCGGTTCCAGCGGCTTTCAACGCTGTCTGAAGTGGTTGTGGAGAGGGTGGATCATACAGTCTAGAGATGACGCTACGATCTTTGTCAAGGACGAATCTATtgcatcgatttctttaAAAGATCATTTTGACCCTGAAAGGATCAAGACCCCAATGTATCAGAATATTCTCCAGATaatcttctccttcttgtttTTGTTTCTATACACTATGGTGGTTAACGATAAAGACTCAGCTCGAGTGCAGAGCCTAGATTCAAAGGAGATTATTTTTTACCTCTTCACCCTGGGGTACGTTATCGACGAAGCTTTCAAGCTATACTATGTTGGAACAGCTTACTTTTCCTTTTGGAATGCCTTTAATGACACTTTATATACCATAATTGGGATGTCCATGATACTGCGCTTTATCAGTCTTGGTCCGATCAAAACCGAAAAGCCTGCGGAGTACTGGGACATGATATCCTATAGAATACTTTCGTGTGCTGCGCCTTTCGTTTGGTCTAGActgctgctcttcctcGAATCTGTTCAGTTCGTGGGTTTAATGCTGATAATTATCAAACATATGATGGCAGAATCCCTGGTATTCTTTGTGTTGTTgtttttgatgatgttTGGTTTTCTACAAGGATTCATTGGACTTGACTCTTCGGATGGTAATAGCGATATTACCAAAGATATTTTGACCAATCTGGTGATAACTGTCCTTGGGGACGGCAGCTTCGAAACGTTCCAAGACTTTGCTCCTCCTTACGCGGCCATTCTTTATTACGGATACCGATTTATCGTCACCGTCATTTTGCTGAACATTCTAATTGCTTTGTATGCAAACGCTTACCAGCGAGTGGTGGACAATAGTGGCGACGAATACATGGCTCTCATGTGTCAAAAAACCTTACGATTCATCCGGGCGCCCGATGAGGAAGTTTATGTACCGCCTTTGAATATTATCGAGGTGTTTGTTCATCCAATCTTGAGCTCGATGTCGGCGAAGAGTGGAAAAAAGTGGAATCGCATCATAATGTCAATTCTGTACAGTCCCGTTCTTTTTGTTGTCGCGGTGAAGGAGGTACGCATTGCGAGACGTATCCAATATAATCGAATGAGGCATCTCCAAGATGACGCCAATGAAAGCGATCAAGCATGGGACTTGACTGACGGATTCGTGGAAACTAGACATGAtattttcttccaaaattCGAACTCAGGCGTTCATGCCACACGTAAAAAGAATGAAGAGTCCTTAAAGAAACAGCGTGAAGCAGAAAGTGCTGACCCACACTTTTCTGTATCGAAGGAATGGTACGGAAAGGTCAAAAAATCTGTCCAGCCTGTTCAGGAAGGTTTTCAAACTGGTATCGGCTGGGAATCCTATAAGCTCTACAACGAAGTGCAATCAAGATATGAGAAATCGGAGCAAAAAATCGAGGAATTGAGCAATACTCTCAGAGAGCTTGTTGAGTCACTTAAGGAATTAAAATTGGAAAAGCAGGAATAG
- a CDS encoding Rab family GTPase (ancestral locus Anc_2.196) gives MNSSVISIKLVLLGEAAVGKSSIVLRFVSDDFTENKEPTIGAAFLTQRVNIGDETVKFEIWDTAGQERFASLAPMYYRNAQAALVVYDVTKPQSFIKARHWVKELHEQASKGIIIALVGNKIDVLESGEERKVAREEAERLAEEESLLYFETSAKSGENVNEVFLAIGEKIPLKKAQESANQSNGVRIADDQRIDLTSSVNGPVKAAGCNC, from the coding sequence ATGAACTCGTCTGTTATTTCAATCAAACTTGTATTGCTAGGTGAAGCGGCGGTAGGTAAATCCTCCATCGTTCTTAGGTTTGTGTCAGATGATTTCACAGAGAACAAGGAACCTACCATCGGGGCAGCATTCTTAACTCAAAGGGTTAATATCGGCGATGAGACAGTGAAGTTTGAGATATGGGATACTGCAGGACAGGAAAGATTTGCATCTTTGGCACCTATGTATTACAGGAATGCCCAGGCGGCTTTGGTTGTGTATGACGTTACTAAACCACAGTCGTTTATTAAAGCACGTCATTGGGTAAAAGAATTACATGAACAAGCTAGCAAGGGTATTATAATTGCTCTTGTGGGTAACAAGATTGATGTTCTGGAGAGCGGCGAAGAAAGGAAGGTTGCGCGCGAGGAGGCCGAGAGATTAGCGGAGGAGGAATCACTTCTTTATTTCGAGACAAGTGCAAAGAGCGGTGAGAATGTTAATGAAGTCTTCCTCGCTATCGGCGAGAAGATCCCACTGAAAAAAGCGCAAGAGTCAGCAAATCAGTCGAATGGTGTGAGAATTGCGGATGATCAAAGGATAGATTTGACGTCATCTGTGAATGGACCTGTTAAGGCCGCTGGTTGCAATTGCTAG